In a single window of the Octopus sinensis linkage group LG1, ASM634580v1, whole genome shotgun sequence genome:
- the LOC115209402 gene encoding uncharacterized protein LOC115209402 isoform X2, with amino-acid sequence MAAMQMKLTATSTLYLVITFIVVLISINIDAKELGSNCEIKISPNIHKILSRFIKSDKKVFNFDVHLSDSRLDVLLNPVRMDYFANARQFTWIPEKPDGLIAYKNFYYDFSIYSLNLLGAYIATPRVDIDINCGKQNIQRHDLIHLIFGELKRIVLIDTLEIGESGYMCFLINLSQDMKKNSPESLKAYRRLGINRELVKNYCCNLYKNESYVYHPKLICSGNIMENSMFLNYANIVGAVVWAYFPLIISVLSLTKSPSFSRQNTLPYKLEWINKNHNTYNFPDFLSWLFCFHHSTFLASRLRRFLCILFSLSVIFLDLLMHYFFLYETTKILFQDGIPLGHLALILGFSQSYENTDGFFGGPFVWLISFIFFNLILFILPTRVSETVAYNTLHQRSTFTFLIQNITLLEKYGSLNVSTLQDYDLLYAIMKANISTALNPNFWHLIIYTWIKRFKKIWLYYYRRNIFCQFILLWFFIAITILFAVFSVCELILCLIYYGIPTVYLILTLPASYFRVYILPLYLNVNIIFSFVAILITFLSFPFYILWALYSIFIFLTSFHILCYYIFTIAVALLAEPDNVGDVWFVAMFFVYCIAIVNANIRQYQSVIVNSVKLVKVFRPNLVQTNYGEEFINASLFKTIVNRHFPLRFEIGKSIVKLFLIVSFFCACNNIISRNDFDLSTFTKISLILMTSLIPKLLAIINAKFGLTISLTHKIIETIIVFDDGAAPHTSLSI; translated from the coding sequence ATGGCTGCCATGCAGATGAAATTAACAGCAACCAGTACTCTTTACCTTGTGATTACTTTTATTGTCGTTCTGATATCAATAAATATCGATGCGAAGGAACTTGGAAGTAATTGTGAAATTAAAATTTCCCCCAATATCCATAAGATTTTATCTCGTTTTATAAAATCAgacaaaaaggttttcaattttgaTGTCCATTTATCCGACTCAAGGCTTGATGTCTTATTGAATCCCGTACGAATGGATTATTTCGCGAACGCGAGACAATTTACCTGGATTCCAGAGAAACCAGATGGTTTGATTGCGTATAAGAATTTCTATTATGATTTTTCAATTTACTCTTTGAATTTATTAGGAGCTTACATTGCTACTCCTAGGGTTGATATCGATATaaattgtggaaaacaaaatattcagagaCATGATCTAATACATTTGATTTTCGGGGAATTGAAGAGAATTGTATTAATCGATACATTGGAAATAGGAGAATCTGGTTACATGTGTTTTCTAATAAATTTATCTCAAGACATGAAGAAGAACAGTCCCGAGTCATTAAAGGCTTACAGAAGATTGGGTATAAATAGAGAGTTGGTGAAGAACTATTGCTGTAATCTCTATAAAAATGAAAGCTATGTTTATCACCCAAAATTGATTTGTTCTGGAAATATCATGGAAAATAGTATGTTTCTCAATTATGCAAATATCGTCGGAGCTGTTGTTTGGGCATATTTTCCCTTAATTATTAGTGTTCTTTCACTTACGAAATCACCTTCATTTTCCCGTCAAAACACATTGCCATACAAATTAGAATGGATCAACAAAAACCATAATACTTACAATTTCCCTGATTTTCTTTCTTGGTTATTTTGCTTTCATCATTCCACTTTCTTGGCCTCAAGACTAAGAAGAttcctttgtattttattttctctttcagtaaTTTTCCTGGATCTTTTGATGCATTACTTCTTTTTATATGAAACAACCAAAATACTTTTCCAAGATGGTATACCATTGGGTCATCTCGCCTTAATATTAGGTTTTTCACAAAGTTATGAGAATACAGATGGCTTTTTTGGTGGTCCCTTTGTGTGGCTCATCAGTTTCATATTTTTCAACTTGATTCTCTTCATCCTTCCCACCCGTGTAAGTGAGACTGTGGCGTATAATACATTACATCAAAGATCCACTTTcacgtttctcattcaaaatatCACATTATTAGAGAAGTATGGCAGTTTAAATGTTTCTACACTACAGGATTATGATCTACTCTATGCAATAATGAAAGCTAatatttctactgctttaaaCCCAAATTTCTGGcatttaataatttatacttgGATTAAACgttttaagaaaatttggttatattactacaggagaaatattttctgcCAATTCATATTGCTTTGGTTTTTTATTGCGATCACAAttttatttgctgtattttctgtctGTGAATTAATTCTGTGTTTGATTTATTACGGAATCCCAACTGTTTATTTGATATTAACTTTACCAGCAAGTTATTTTAGAGTTTATATTCTTCCTCTTTATCTgaatgttaatattattttcagttttgtagCTATACTTATTACTTTTCTATCGTTTCCGTTTTATATATTATGGGCCCTTTATTCAATCTTTATATTTCTTACAAGTTTCCACATCTTATGCTACTACATATTTACGATAGCTGTTGCACTTCTTGCTGAACCTGATAATGTCGGTGACGTATGGTTTGTTGCCATGTTTTTCGTGTATTGCATTGCAATTGTGAACGCTAATATAAGGCAGTATCAATCAGTAATAGTTAATTCTGTAAAGCTCGTTAAAGTTTTTCGTCCAAATTTAGTTCAGACAAATTATGGAGAAGAATTCATAAATGCCAGTTTGTTCAAGACAATTGTTAACCGTCATTTTCCATTGAGATTCGAGATTGGTAAATCCATTGTAAAACTGTTTCTAATCGTATCTTTTTTCTGTGCTTGCAACAATATAATAAGTCGAAATGATTTCGACTTATCAACGTTCACAAAGATTTCTTTGATATTGATGACGTCTTTGATACCTAAATTATTGGCGATAATTAATGCTAAATTTGGTTTAACTATATCCCTGACACATAAAATTATCGAAACGATTATTGTATTTGACGATGGCGCAGCACCACATACCAGTTtgtcaatttaa